The DNA segment TGCAAGTGATGAGTCAAGCCGCTTCAAAGGGATTCCTCGCTACGCTCACTGCGCTCGGAATGACAACGATGGTTTCTCTATTCAAGCTACTATTGACCGATACATATTTTCCGCAATCTACTTAAAATCTTCGCGATCAATGTTTTGCAGCAAACGCTCAAGGGAGATTTCGGCCAGCGAATTCAGGCGCAAATCGGCATGGTCGAGGGGGAGTTGGCGCGTCAGAGCATTGGGCACAGCCACACAGAAAATGCCTGCCTGTTTTGCCGCGGTCACACCATTGGATGAATCTTCCAGCACGATGGCTTCTGTAGCAGCTAATCCCAGTGACGCCAGCGCCAGTTGAAATAGCTCCGGGTGGGGTTTGGTCTGTGTGACATCATCGGATGTATGCACAACATTAAAATAACGTCTCAGGTCCAGTCGGTCGAGATGCCAGCCGACCCACTCAATATCCGAACTGGAAGCCACAGCCAGTTTCAGGCCCAGGCGCCGGGCAGCATTGAGATAGTCCAGCACGCCGGGTAAAATCGGTTGTAGCATAACCAGTTCTAATTCGCGCTGCAAACGTTGTTCGCCTGCAGCGCGGTCCAGCTCTTGCCCCAGAAGCGCTTCCAGCCGCGCCAGCGGGTCAAAATGCTCGTTGGATGATCTGCCGATGACCTGCCCCCACTCTTCAAAGGGTAATTCTTGCCCGTATTGCTGATAGAACTCCCGCCAGGATTGGTAAACCGTGCTTTCAGTATCCAGGATCAAACCGTCAAAATCAAATATAATGCCGCGTATCAAAGTAACTCCTTTATATATCGATGTCGTTAGTGCGCTCTATTTTACAACCTTTTGATGTGTTCATCGTAAGAATCTATTATATGGCTTGCCCACCTTGTCCCCCTACTTTCGGGTATCTTCCTGTATAATTGACGCAAAATCAACGGAGGCGTTCTATGACTGGTAAAGAAGACAAACCCACTAAATATGACGGTAATTTTTTTCGCGGCATCAGCAATGAAATCCGGCTGGTTTTCCGCTTGATGGCCGATAGCCGTGTCCGGTGGTGGCTCAAAGCGCTGCCTTTTGCATCGATCTTGTACTTTATTTTTCCGGATATTGCCCCCGGCCCCATTGATGACGCATTGGTAATTTTTATTGGCGTGTATACGTTTATCGAGTTGTGCCCGTCTGAAATTGTGGAGGAGCACCGCGAAATTTTACGGAATACCATTCCTGGCGAGTGGAGTGACCCGAAGGATGAAGAACCAGAAATTGTTGAAGGGGAGTATGTTGACGAAAACGAACCGCTCCAAGAGATTGATGAATAAATCACTCAAATATTTTTCCAATATGCTCCTGTTCTCATTATTATTCGCGGCCTGCGGATTGT comes from the Chloroflexota bacterium genome and includes:
- a CDS encoding HAD-IA family hydrolase, with the protein product MRGIIFDFDGLILDTESTVYQSWREFYQQYGQELPFEEWGQVIGRSSNEHFDPLARLEALLGQELDRAAGEQRLQRELELVMLQPILPGVLDYLNAARRLGLKLAVASSSDIEWVGWHLDRLDLRRYFNVVHTSDDVTQTKPHPELFQLALASLGLAATEAIVLEDSSNGVTAAKQAGIFCVAVPNALTRQLPLDHADLRLNSLAEISLERLLQNIDREDFK